The sequence below is a genomic window from Flagellimonas marinaquae.
ATTTCAATGCTTTTGATTATCATTTCTACCAAGAATGGACGGATTACCTAGCGTACCATGCTCCATTAAAGAATGGGGGTGTCGGAATGAAGAACAATACCATAGGCAAGTTGGTGAAGAACTTAAAGGCTTTTTTAAATGACCGTATGCGTAGAAACCGTATCAAGCCCATTGATCTTTCAGCATTTAAGGTAGTTCAAGAAGAAGTGGACCATATCTATCTATCCGATGATGAAATTCAGGCTATTGCGGCCGTGGACTGTAAAGCCGATGAAGAATTGGAGAAAGTAAAGGACTTTTTTGTAATTGGGTGTTTGACAGGGCTTCGGTTTTCCGATATTTCGAGGATTCGACCTGAGTATTTGGACGATAATGGGTTTTTGAATATTCGACAGAAGAAGACATCTGGCCGAATTGTAGTGCCACTTCGTTCCCAAGTCAAGAGCATTTTGGGAAAATATGATGGATATGCCCCCGATATTGACTCATTCACTTTCAACAGGCGTATAAAGGAACTTGGGGATTCGGCCAAACTTCACCAAAAAGTAGAAATTGAACATAAACGGGGAACCATTAAAGAAGCACAACTTTTGGAGAAATATAAATTGATAAGTTCCCATACCTGTAGGCGTTCGTTTTGTACCAATGCTTACCTAAATGGCATCGATGTGCAACTCATCATGAAGATTTCAGGCCATAAATCAGAAAAGGCTTTCCGTCGTTATCTCAAAATTTCAAACTATGAGGCTGCTCAAAAATTGAAAGAGGCCTGGGGAATTTCATAAAACGAAAATGTGTATGATTGTCAAATAAAATCAAACTTCGTTTTTGAACTTTAGGTTTAGTGAGTACCGGGTGCTTTTGAGTTCACCAGATTTGACTAATATGGATTTGTTGACCAAATCCTTTAAATCACGTGTGGCCGTTGATGCAGATGTTTGGGCT
It includes:
- a CDS encoding site-specific integrase encodes the protein MQHECSTQMYNYNFYISESPNKNGTHSIKLRYYENRHVRIQIDTGIEIAIKYWNKDKSFLKKSKEVGSEFVQLTQMDSLANQIISSYRNQGRPLSKKMFKKQFEEGEPSINSKPVQDFFTEFDHYLESKKSKVVKDVIKDYNSLRKHLEGFQEFSGIIIDFNAFDYHFYQEWTDYLAYHAPLKNGGVGMKNNTIGKLVKNLKAFLNDRMRRNRIKPIDLSAFKVVQEEVDHIYLSDDEIQAIAAVDCKADEELEKVKDFFVIGCLTGLRFSDISRIRPEYLDDNGFLNIRQKKTSGRIVVPLRSQVKSILGKYDGYAPDIDSFTFNRRIKELGDSAKLHQKVEIEHKRGTIKEAQLLEKYKLISSHTCRRSFCTNAYLNGIDVQLIMKISGHKSEKAFRRYLKISNYEAAQKLKEAWGIS